The stretch of DNA GCGCCACGGCACCGAGTCGCTCGGGCTGACCTTCGAACTCGAGCAGGGCACCGCGGCCCGGCGCAGCGACGTCCGGTTGCGCGCCCTGCGGGCCCGTCCCGTGCGCATCGGGAAGAACGGCCGGTGGGTGACCACCGGGGCGTCCTGGACCGACATCAACAACGGCTGGCGGGTCGACGCGACCTTCCGGGCGGACCATCTCGAGGTGCTGCGCAGCATCGCCGCGCTCGACGCCGAGGTCGACCGTTTCGGTCGCCGCGCCGGTGCCGGCACCTGGCTGCGGCTGGACCTCGTGCAGAACCCGGTGATCTGGGAACTGCTCGACGACGCCACCCGGTGCGACATCGCGTTCGTCACCGCGCGCGGCGGCGCGCTGTCGGTGAGTGCCGCACCCGCGGACGTCGTCCTCCGGCTCGGCCGGTCGGAGGGGACCCTGGAGCTGCGGCCCGTCCTCACGGTGGCGGGTGAGCCCGTCACCGGCGACGCGGTGCTGCTCGGGACCCCCGCCCACGGCGTCGCCGTCGCCGTAGCGGCGCGGGACGCCGCGACCCGGGCGTCGATCACGCTCGCGCGGTTCGCCCGCCGGCAGCACCCGAGCACTGCCGAGCTCCTCGACGGCGGCGTCATCCGGGTCCCTCGCGAGGACGAGAGCCGGTTCTTCACGGGCTATCTCGCCCTGTTGCAGCAGCACCACCACATCGCCGTGGACGACAGCGTGGCGATCCCGCAATCCCGCGGACCGATCCTGGTGGTGGACGTCCATCCCGAGCCGGACCACGCCACCCGGGTCGCGCTGAGCTGGGACTACCCGCTGGGTGACCGGTCGCGACCGATCGAGCTGAACGGCTGGCGCGAGGAGCTTCCCCGCGACCCCGCCGCCGAGGCCGGTGTCCTGGCGCCGGTGCTGCGGCTGTTCGCCGGCACGTCCCTGGTCACCACCGGGCCGGGCGGGGGCCCGGCGCTGCTGCCGGAGACGACCCTCGGAACCAGCGGGACCATCGACCTCGTCGAGCGCATCCTGCCCGCCCTGGCCGGCGAGGCAGCTGTCCGGCTGCAGATCTCGGGACGCTTCGCCGACTACCGCCAGGCGACCGAACAGCCGGTCATCGGCTTCGAGGTCAGCCCGTCCGGCGGCCGGGACTGGTACGACCTGGCCGTCACCGTCACCGTCGCCGGGGAGCACGTCCCGTTCGTGCTGCTGTTCAGCTCACTGGTGAGCGGCGAGACCCGGATGATCCTGCCCAGCGGCACCTACTTCGAGCTGGACACGCCCGCGCTGGCCCGCCTCCGCGACCTCATCACCGAGGCGCGTCTGCTGCAGGACAGACGCGGCGGACTGCGGATCAGCCGCTACCAGACTGATTTCTGGGCCGAGCTCGAGAAGCTGGGGGTGCCGGACCGGCAGTCCCGCGAGTGGAACGCCCACATCCGGTCGCTGCGTGCCTTCGACGACACCCCGGAGCCGTTGCCGACGGCGTTGACCGCACAGTTGCGGCCCTACCAGTACCGCGGCTTCCAGTGGCTGTCGCTGCTGCGGCGGCACCGGCTCGGCGGCGTGCTCGCCGACGACATGGGCCTGGGCAAGACCGTGCAGACCCTGGCGATGATCGGCGCGCACCGGCGGGACGATCCCGGCGCGCCGCCCTACCTGGTCGTCGCCCCGACCAGCGTGGTCGGCAACTGGCAGGCCGAGGCCGCACGTTTCCTGCCCGGCCTGCGCACCGCCGTCGTCGAGGGCACCGCCCGCCGGCGTGACGGCTCGATCGCCGACGTCGCCGCCGGCGCCGACGTCCTCATCACCTCCTACACGCTGCTGCGACTGGAAGCCGAGCAGTACCAGGCGCTTCCGTGGTCGGGTGTGCTGCTCGACGAGGCGCAGACGGTGAAGAACCACGACAGCAAGACGTTCTCGGTGATCACCCGCCTCGACCGCACCTTCACCGTGGCGATCACCGGCACCCCGCTGGAGAACAACCTCACCGAGTTGTGGGCCCTGTTCGCCCTCGTCGCGCCGGGCCTGCTGCCGAACCTGAAGAACTTCACCGAGTACTACCGGACGCCGATCGAGAAACTCGGCCAGGACGAGCGTCTCGACCAGCTGCGTCGGCGCATCGCGCCGCTGATGCTGCGTCGCACCAAGGACCAGGTGGTCGACGACCTGCCCGCCAAACAGGAGCAGGTGCTGGCGTTGACCCTGGAGCCCGGCCACCGGGAGGTGTACGACCGGCTGCTGGCCCGGGAACGCCAGAAGGTGCTCGGCATGCTGGAGGACGTCGACGGTCAGCGGTTCGCGATCTTCCGCTCGCTGGGTCTGCTCCGGCAGGCCAGCATCGACCCCGGCCTGGTCGACCCCGAACACGACCACGTCGGCTCCACCAAGCTCACGGTGCTGTCGGAACTGCTGGAGGACGTCGTCGGCGGCGGTCACCGGGCACTGGTGTTCAGCCAGTTCACCGGATTCCTGCGGCGGGTCCGGACCCGCCTCGAGCGCGACGGCATCGGTCACCAGTACCTGGACGGCAGCACCCGCAAGCGCCAGGACGTCATCGACGCCTTCCGCAACGGCACCGACCCGGTGTTCCTGATCAGCCTCAAGGCGGGAGGTCTGGGCCTCAACCTCACCGAAGCCGACTACTGCATCCTGCTCGACCCGTGGTGGAACCCGGCGACCGAGATGCAGGCCGTCGACCGTGCGCACCGCATCGGTCAAACGAAGACGGTGATGGTCTACCGGCTGGTCGCCAAGGACACCATCGAGGAGAAGGTGGCGCTGCTCAAGGCCGACAAGACCGCGCTGTTCGAAGGTGTCCTCGGGGGGCGCGGTGACGGCGGAGCGGGCGTGGACGGCTCGCTCACCGCGGCCGACATCCGGGCACTCATCGGCTGACCGGGGTGACCGGCACCATCCGCTGTGCCGCAGAACGGTCCGCGCCCACCCGGTACGGTCGTCGCATGGCCGCCGAACCCGCATCCGTACGTGAAGTCCTGAGCTGGGAGCTGTTCGGCTCCGCGTCCCGGGAGCTCGCCCAGTCGATCGCCGACAGCGGCTTCCAGCCCGACATCGTCGTCGCCATCGCCCGCGGCGGCCTGCTGCCCGCGGGGGCACTGGCCTACGCCCTCGGCACCAAGGCGGCGGGCACCCTCAACGTGGAGTTCTACACCGACATCGAGGAGACTCTGCCCGACCCGGTCGTGCTGGCCCCGCTGTTGGACACCGAGGCACTGCAGGGCAAGAAGCTGCTGGTGGTCGACGACGTCGCCGACTCGGGACGCACCCTGGACCTGGTGATGCGGCTGCTCTCCGAGCACGCCACCGAGGCCCGCTCGGCGGTGCTCTACACCAAGTCACGCACCATCATCCAGCCCGACTTCTCCTGGCGGGCAACCGATCTCTGGATCACCTTCCCCTGGTCGGCGCAGAAGCCGGTCACCGGAGTGGATGCCATCAACGACGCCTGAGCCGGGTGGTGACGCTGAGCCGGGTGGTGACGCTGAGCCGGGTGGTGACGCCTGAACCGGGTGGTGACGCCTGAACCGGGCGGTGCTGCTCCCCCGAAACGGACCTGCCGTCAGACGGGCGTCAGCTCGGTCAGTCCACCCATGAACGGCTGCAGCGCCGCCGGGATCCGCACCGAACCGTCGGCCTGCTGGTGGTTCTCCAGGATCGCCACGATCCAGCGGGTGGTCGCCAGCGTGCCGTTCAGGGTCGCCGCGGTCTGCGGCTTGCCGTCCTCGTCGCGGTAGCGGATGTTGAGCCGGCGGGCCTGGAACGTGGTGCAGTTCGAGGTCGACGTGAGCTCCCGGTACGCCTGCTGCGACGGCACCCACGCCTCGCTGTCGAACTTGCGCGCCGCCGACACCCCGAGGTCACCGGCCGCGACATCGATGACTCGGTACGGGATCTCCATCAACCCCAGCATCTCCTCCTCGAAAGCGACCAGGCGCTCGTGCTCCGCGGCGGCATCCTCGGGCTTGCAGAAGACGAACATCTCGACCTTGTCGAACTGGTGCACCCGGATGATGCCCTTGGTGTCCTTGCCGTACGAGCCGGCTTCGCGCCGGAAGCAGGACGACCAGCCCGCGTAGCGGACCGGACCGGCGGCGAGATCGATGATCTCCTGCGAGTGGTACGCCGCGATCGGCACCTCGGAGGTGCCGACGAGGTAAAGGTCGTCGGCCGGCAGGTGGTAGACCTCGCTGGAGTGCTCGCCGAGATAGCCGGTGCCGTCCATCGTCTCGGGCTTGACCAGCACGGGCGGGATCATCGGGGTGAAGCCGTTGGCCAGCGCCCGGCTGATCGCCAGGTTCAGCATCGCCAGCTGCAGCTGAGCACCGACGCCGCGCAGGAAGTAGAACCGGGCACCGGACACCTTCGCTCCGCGCACCGTGTCAATGGCGCCCAGCAGCTCACCGATCTCGGCGTGGTCGCGCACCGGGAAGTCGAACGTGGTCGGCCTGCCCACCTCGCGCAGCACGACGAAGTCGTCCTCGCCGCCGGGCGGGGCGTCGGCGATGACGTTCGGGATGGCCTTGTGGGCGGCGACCAGGGCGGCCTCGGCGGCCTTCTCCGCGGCCTCCAGCTCGTCGACCTGGGCGGCGAGCGCCTTGCCCTGCTCGAGCAGGCCCGGGCGCTCCTCCTTGGACGCCTTGCCGATCGTCCGGCCGAACGCCTTCTGCTCGGCGCGCTTGGCGTCGGCGGCGACGATGGCCGCCCGGCGGGTGACGTCGAGGTCCTGCAACTCGTCCACCAGCGCGGGCTGGGC from Nakamurella deserti encodes:
- a CDS encoding DEAD/DEAH box helicase, coding for MGSGGMTGLDRFGLAELVDPGSYERGVQYFRSGQVLTVRHDTAAGVVTGSVRGSGAIPYSVTVSYTLAPNGALRTVDAACSCPVGFECKHGIAVLLAALTTAAAGTKDGPEDGPAVPDWERALGALKTGKRHGTESLGLTFELEQGTAARRSDVRLRALRARPVRIGKNGRWVTTGASWTDINNGWRVDATFRADHLEVLRSIAALDAEVDRFGRRAGAGTWLRLDLVQNPVIWELLDDATRCDIAFVTARGGALSVSAAPADVVLRLGRSEGTLELRPVLTVAGEPVTGDAVLLGTPAHGVAVAVAARDAATRASITLARFARRQHPSTAELLDGGVIRVPREDESRFFTGYLALLQQHHHIAVDDSVAIPQSRGPILVVDVHPEPDHATRVALSWDYPLGDRSRPIELNGWREELPRDPAAEAGVLAPVLRLFAGTSLVTTGPGGGPALLPETTLGTSGTIDLVERILPALAGEAAVRLQISGRFADYRQATEQPVIGFEVSPSGGRDWYDLAVTVTVAGEHVPFVLLFSSLVSGETRMILPSGTYFELDTPALARLRDLITEARLLQDRRGGLRISRYQTDFWAELEKLGVPDRQSREWNAHIRSLRAFDDTPEPLPTALTAQLRPYQYRGFQWLSLLRRHRLGGVLADDMGLGKTVQTLAMIGAHRRDDPGAPPYLVVAPTSVVGNWQAEAARFLPGLRTAVVEGTARRRDGSIADVAAGADVLITSYTLLRLEAEQYQALPWSGVLLDEAQTVKNHDSKTFSVITRLDRTFTVAITGTPLENNLTELWALFALVAPGLLPNLKNFTEYYRTPIEKLGQDERLDQLRRRIAPLMLRRTKDQVVDDLPAKQEQVLALTLEPGHREVYDRLLARERQKVLGMLEDVDGQRFAIFRSLGLLRQASIDPGLVDPEHDHVGSTKLTVLSELLEDVVGGGHRALVFSQFTGFLRRVRTRLERDGIGHQYLDGSTRKRQDVIDAFRNGTDPVFLISLKAGGLGLNLTEADYCILLDPWWNPATEMQAVDRAHRIGQTKTVMVYRLVAKDTIEEKVALLKADKTALFEGVLGGRGDGGAGVDGSLTAADIRALIG
- the serS gene encoding serine--tRNA ligase → MIDLRLLRDNPDLVRTSQLARGAQPALVDELQDLDVTRRAAIVAADAKRAEQKAFGRTIGKASKEERPGLLEQGKALAAQVDELEAAEKAAEAALVAAHKAIPNVIADAPPGGEDDFVVLREVGRPTTFDFPVRDHAEIGELLGAIDTVRGAKVSGARFYFLRGVGAQLQLAMLNLAISRALANGFTPMIPPVLVKPETMDGTGYLGEHSSEVYHLPADDLYLVGTSEVPIAAYHSQEIIDLAAGPVRYAGWSSCFRREAGSYGKDTKGIIRVHQFDKVEMFVFCKPEDAAAEHERLVAFEEEMLGLMEIPYRVIDVAAGDLGVSAARKFDSEAWVPSQQAYRELTSTSNCTTFQARRLNIRYRDEDGKPQTAATLNGTLATTRWIVAILENHQQADGSVRIPAALQPFMGGLTELTPV
- a CDS encoding phosphoribosyltransferase yields the protein MAAEPASVREVLSWELFGSASRELAQSIADSGFQPDIVVAIARGGLLPAGALAYALGTKAAGTLNVEFYTDIEETLPDPVVLAPLLDTEALQGKKLLVVDDVADSGRTLDLVMRLLSEHATEARSAVLYTKSRTIIQPDFSWRATDLWITFPWSAQKPVTGVDAINDA